One Thermococcus sp. genomic region harbors:
- a CDS encoding RAD55 family ATPase, giving the protein MDLLPERMPTGIIGFDELVEGGLLAGKTYLLVGPPGSGKTTFAMQFLLEGARRGENTAYISLIHDPNEAVKDVARFDPSIWSYVKSGRIVLHDYGKTLWKGAGKPPTWGSVLMSIKELAGFQKVNRLVIDPLSAIEFHNTNPAEKRAQLANFIRAIEEMGITAILVTELMDMDKYTDEHYLADGVILLHYFMDDSSGRMVRGIQVLKMRRTKHDTGILPLRFSSRGLKVVGEEGE; this is encoded by the coding sequence ATGGATCTGCTGCCTGAACGGATGCCAACGGGCATAATAGGCTTTGACGAACTCGTCGAGGGCGGTCTGTTAGCAGGGAAGACCTACCTGCTTGTGGGACCCCCGGGAAGCGGGAAGACAACATTTGCAATGCAGTTTCTCCTAGAAGGCGCGAGGAGGGGAGAGAACACCGCCTACATCTCGCTCATCCACGACCCTAACGAGGCGGTTAAAGACGTTGCCCGTTTTGACCCTTCCATATGGAGCTACGTGAAGTCTGGGAGGATAGTTCTTCACGACTATGGAAAAACGCTCTGGAAGGGAGCCGGAAAACCCCCAACCTGGGGAAGCGTTCTGATGAGCATCAAAGAGCTGGCTGGATTTCAAAAGGTAAACCGCCTGGTGATAGACCCCCTCAGCGCGATAGAATTCCACAACACAAACCCTGCCGAAAAGAGGGCACAGCTCGCGAATTTTATAAGGGCAATAGAGGAAATGGGCATAACCGCCATCCTCGTTACTGAGCTGATGGACATGGACAAGTACACCGACGAACACTACCTCGCGGACGGTGTTATACTGCTCCACTACTTTATGGACGACTCATCCGGGAGAATGGTTCGAGGGATACAGGTTCTCAAGATGCGCAGGACAAAACACGATACGGGGATACTCCCACTCAGGTTTTCCTCCCGCGGGCTTAAGGTCGTGGGGGAGGAAGGAGAATGA
- a CDS encoding methyltransferase domain-containing protein: MDEVYFLTPKDARRLILSKGRVKLNLDLRKTNRTFEILLKGGEFVFPDGTRVEMGVIERIARDDDTVYFVKSGVYKAAIACEGYYKLVPTIPPTIEINGIRMHRTKETNPLQDTRDKVNAVKPGEGETVLDTCMGLGYTAIEASKRGAYVITIEKDPNVIELARINPWSRELFTGGRIQVVQGDAFDVAKRFKDESFDVVIHDPPRFSLAGQLYSKEFYRELFRVLKPGGRLFHYVGNPGRKYRKKDLPRGVMERLRRVGFVDVRKVEEALGVVAEKPKRGK; the protein is encoded by the coding sequence GTGGATGAAGTGTACTTCCTCACCCCCAAGGACGCGAGGAGGTTAATCCTCTCCAAGGGGAGGGTGAAACTCAACTTAGACCTCAGGAAAACGAACAGGACATTTGAAATTCTCCTAAAAGGCGGGGAGTTCGTCTTTCCAGATGGGACTAGGGTTGAAATGGGAGTAATCGAGAGGATCGCAAGAGATGACGATACCGTTTACTTCGTCAAAAGCGGAGTTTATAAGGCGGCGATAGCTTGTGAAGGTTATTACAAGCTTGTCCCAACGATTCCACCGACGATAGAGATAAACGGCATAAGAATGCACAGGACGAAGGAAACCAACCCCCTCCAAGATACGAGGGACAAGGTGAACGCGGTGAAGCCTGGGGAGGGTGAGACTGTCCTTGACACCTGCATGGGGCTCGGTTACACTGCCATAGAGGCCTCAAAGCGGGGGGCGTACGTCATAACGATTGAGAAGGATCCCAACGTGATTGAACTCGCCAGGATAAATCCCTGGAGCAGGGAACTGTTCACCGGTGGGAGGATCCAGGTAGTTCAGGGAGATGCGTTCGATGTGGCGAAGCGCTTTAAGGACGAGAGCTTTGATGTCGTAATCCACGACCCACCACGCTTTTCTTTGGCCGGTCAGCTTTACTCGAAGGAGTTCTACCGCGAGCTGTTCAGGGTTTTGAAGCCGGGAGGGAGGCTCTTCCATTACGTAGGTAACCCTGGGAGAAAATACAGAAAAAAAGACCTCCCTCGGGGGGTAATGGAGCGCCTGAGAAGGGTCGGATTTGTGGACGTTAGAAAGGTGGAGGAAGCACTTGGAGTAGTCGCAGAAAAGCCAAAAAGGGGAAAGTAA
- a CDS encoding S9 family peptidase, giving the protein MSNIEWDEKTFSRFAYLGDPRINGSLAVYTLTKANMEDNKYESTIVIENLKTGSRRFVDNASMPRISPNGRKLAFMRSNEEKKASEIWVADLQTLSAKRVLTAKNIRSIQWNDDSRRLLVVGFKRRDDDDFVFEDDIPAWFDGMGFLDGEKTTFWVLDTESEEIIEEFEKPRFSSGIWHGDAIAVNIPHREDSKPALFKFWDILLWNEGEEKKLFERVSFEAVDSDGKSLLLHGKKEKRFMSEHDWLYIWDGGLKSVYEGPLSAGQARLDGGKAYFTLADAGRVNLYLWDGEVKPITVGDHWVMGFDAHEGKVAALIDTATRLRELYIYDGKLKQLTDYNGPIFSKLKTFEPRHFRFKRGDLEIDGWYLKPELKEEEKAPVIVFAHGGPKGMYGHYFKYEMQLMASKGYYVAFVNPRGSDGYTEDFALRVLERTGLEDFQDIMNGIKEFFKLEPQADRERVGITGISYGGFMTNWALTQSDLFKAGISENGISYWLTSHAFSDVGLWYDVEVIGPNPLENENYRKLSPLFYAKNVKVPLLLIHSLEDYRCPLDQSLMFYHVLKDLGKEAYIAIFKKGPHGHSMRGSPRHRSKRYKLFIEFFERKLKEYKEGFDAEKILKSGGTDFTFPFLAFLRLLQVLPPPF; this is encoded by the coding sequence ATGAGCAATATCGAATGGGATGAGAAGACATTTTCTAGATTTGCCTACCTTGGCGACCCAAGGATAAACGGCAGCCTCGCTGTTTATACCTTGACCAAGGCCAACATGGAGGACAACAAGTACGAGAGCACCATTGTCATTGAAAACCTTAAAACCGGTTCAAGGCGCTTCGTTGATAACGCATCAATGCCCAGGATTTCTCCAAATGGACGGAAGCTTGCCTTTATGAGATCAAACGAGGAGAAAAAGGCGAGTGAGATATGGGTCGCCGACCTTCAGACACTCAGTGCCAAGCGCGTTTTGACCGCCAAGAACATCCGCTCCATCCAGTGGAATGATGATTCAAGGCGACTTTTGGTGGTCGGCTTCAAGAGACGCGACGACGATGACTTCGTCTTTGAGGACGACATTCCAGCTTGGTTCGACGGTATGGGATTCTTGGACGGTGAAAAAACTACTTTCTGGGTGCTTGACACTGAGAGTGAGGAGATAATCGAAGAGTTCGAGAAGCCCCGCTTCTCCAGTGGAATCTGGCACGGCGATGCGATAGCTGTGAACATCCCGCACCGGGAGGACTCAAAGCCAGCTCTCTTCAAGTTCTGGGATATTCTCCTGTGGAATGAAGGTGAAGAAAAGAAACTCTTTGAAAGGGTCTCCTTCGAGGCTGTCGATTCCGACGGGAAAAGCCTACTCCTCCATGGGAAGAAAGAAAAGCGTTTCATGAGCGAGCATGACTGGCTCTACATCTGGGACGGGGGACTCAAGTCGGTCTATGAAGGGCCACTCAGCGCGGGGCAGGCTAGGCTCGACGGCGGAAAGGCCTACTTCACGCTCGCGGATGCAGGAAGGGTGAACCTCTACCTCTGGGACGGCGAGGTGAAACCGATAACAGTCGGTGACCACTGGGTGATGGGCTTCGACGCCCACGAAGGAAAGGTCGCAGCCCTCATTGATACCGCGACGAGGCTGAGAGAGCTTTATATCTACGACGGCAAGCTTAAGCAACTAACGGACTACAACGGGCCGATATTCTCAAAGCTGAAAACCTTCGAGCCAAGACACTTCAGGTTCAAGAGAGGGGATCTTGAGATAGACGGCTGGTATCTCAAGCCCGAGCTGAAGGAAGAAGAGAAGGCACCGGTCATTGTTTTCGCCCACGGCGGACCAAAGGGGATGTACGGCCACTACTTCAAGTACGAAATGCAGCTGATGGCAAGCAAGGGCTACTACGTCGCTTTCGTGAACCCACGCGGCAGCGACGGCTACACCGAGGACTTTGCGCTTAGAGTCCTTGAGAGAACGGGCCTGGAAGACTTCCAGGATATTATGAACGGTATCAAGGAGTTCTTTAAGCTTGAGCCGCAAGCCGACAGGGAGCGCGTTGGAATAACGGGCATAAGCTACGGCGGTTTCATGACGAACTGGGCTTTAACTCAGAGCGATCTTTTTAAGGCAGGAATAAGCGAGAACGGAATAAGCTACTGGCTGACGAGCCACGCCTTCTCCGACGTAGGCCTCTGGTACGACGTTGAAGTCATCGGGCCGAACCCGCTGGAGAACGAGAACTACAGGAAGCTAAGCCCTCTCTTCTACGCGAAGAACGTTAAGGTGCCGCTCCTGCTCATCCATAGCCTTGAAGACTACCGCTGTCCGCTCGACCAGAGTCTGATGTTTTACCACGTGCTAAAAGACCTCGGCAAGGAAGCTTACATCGCGATATTCAAGAAGGGCCCACACGGTCACAGCATGAGGGGAAGCCCGAGACACCGCTCCAAGCGCTACAAGCTCTTCATCGAGTTCTTTGAGAGGAAGTTAAAGGAGTACAAGGAGGGCTTCGACGCCGAGAAGATTCTGAAATCAGGGGGGACTGACTTTACTTTCCCCTTTTTGGCTTTTCTGCGACTACTCCAAGTGCTTCCTCCACCTTTCTAA
- a CDS encoding serine/threonine protein kinase, with protein MFDHIISGSLLEDFLSHLKSLGITEVKPYSKGTTGLVFLGEMDGKRVVIKLQRPDSPRQNFKREAELVRVIEPFGVTPPLFAYGRFENLDYIIREFAKGEIILQADLERRHIFKIVEKTALLDRLGLDHGQIQGGKHIIIGEDVYIIDFEKAGWRKPKNLTSAIAMLFLNDNIISKRLRKKFGVDEDFLLSLRGELTKYKRTGRLSNLLSLLSSL; from the coding sequence ATGTTCGATCACATCATAAGCGGTTCGCTCCTCGAGGATTTTCTTTCTCACCTCAAATCCCTCGGAATCACCGAGGTTAAACCCTACTCAAAGGGAACCACGGGACTGGTTTTTTTGGGCGAAATGGACGGAAAGCGGGTCGTTATCAAGCTGCAGAGACCTGATTCGCCGAGGCAGAATTTCAAGCGGGAGGCGGAGCTAGTAAGGGTGATTGAACCCTTTGGAGTAACACCGCCCCTCTTTGCCTACGGGAGATTTGAAAACCTCGATTACATCATCAGGGAGTTCGCCAAAGGGGAGATAATACTACAGGCAGACCTTGAGAGACGCCACATCTTCAAGATAGTCGAAAAAACCGCCCTGCTTGACAGGCTCGGCCTTGACCACGGGCAGATACAAGGAGGAAAACACATAATAATCGGGGAGGATGTTTATATAATAGACTTCGAGAAGGCCGGTTGGAGGAAGCCAAAGAACCTGACCTCTGCTATAGCCATGCTTTTCCTAAATGACAACATCATTTCAAAGAGGTTAAGAAAGAAGTTTGGGGTGGATGAAGATTTCCTTTTATCGCTGAGAGGCGAGCTCACTAAATACAAGAGAACGGGAAGACTCTCAAACCTTTTGAGCCTCCTTTCCAGCCTTTAA
- a CDS encoding Lrp/AsnC ligand binding domain-containing protein, translated as MVTAFILMVTAAGKEREVMEKLLAMPEVKEAYVVYGEYDLVVKIETDTLKGLDQFITEKIRKMSEIQMTSTMIAI; from the coding sequence ATGGTGACGGCTTTTATTCTGATGGTTACGGCCGCTGGAAAGGAAAGGGAAGTTATGGAAAAGCTTCTTGCCATGCCTGAGGTTAAGGAGGCCTACGTGGTCTATGGGGAATACGACCTCGTCGTCAAGATCGAAACCGACACGCTGAAGGGCCTTGACCAGTTCATAACCGAGAAGATAAGGAAAATGTCTGAGATCCAGATGACCTCGACGATGATAGCCATCTGA
- a CDS encoding TIGR00153 family protein, whose protein sequence is MQVWMKLFAKSPFKPLIKHSEAVLETVETLEKAINAWYNGNYEEMRDLAVEVDRLEDVADRIKEGIRDSLNSKLMMAVSREDVLIYLHMQDKVADAAEDTAKWLLVKKPGAVPDELKAPIIQMGVESIKAAKLVHKAIVQMDRVIESGFAEKEIAEEYGIIHEIESVESKIDGLDTKLMQKVFEMEGSLSWGDGLYILNVARTLSNISDKAKDAAERIRLMMNK, encoded by the coding sequence ATGCAGGTCTGGATGAAACTCTTTGCAAAAAGCCCGTTTAAACCTCTGATAAAACACTCCGAGGCCGTTCTGGAAACGGTTGAAACCCTTGAAAAGGCAATTAACGCCTGGTACAACGGAAATTACGAGGAGATGAGGGATCTGGCTGTTGAGGTGGACCGCCTTGAGGACGTCGCAGACAGAATAAAGGAGGGGATAAGAGACTCACTAAACTCGAAGCTCATGATGGCGGTCTCTCGCGAGGACGTTCTTATCTACCTCCACATGCAGGACAAGGTGGCCGATGCCGCAGAAGACACAGCGAAGTGGCTCCTCGTGAAGAAGCCCGGTGCGGTTCCGGACGAGTTGAAGGCCCCCATAATCCAGATGGGGGTGGAGAGCATAAAGGCGGCGAAGCTAGTTCACAAGGCGATAGTCCAGATGGACAGGGTCATAGAGAGCGGCTTTGCAGAGAAGGAGATAGCGGAGGAGTACGGAATAATCCATGAGATAGAGAGCGTTGAGAGCAAAATAGACGGCCTCGACACCAAGCTTATGCAAAAGGTCTTCGAGATGGAGGGCAGTCTGAGCTGGGGCGACGGTCTTTACATTCTCAACGTGGCGAGAACACTCAGCAATATCTCAGACAAGGCAAAGGACGCGGCGGAAAGAATAAGGCTCATGATGAACAAGTGA
- a CDS encoding inorganic phosphate transporter — translation MDAWLLITIALGFWMAWNIGANDVANSMGTAVGAKAITPKQAAVIAGLMNFIGAYFFGKSVTETIRKGILDINMIHNPMVIVYGSLAALLAASIWLIFATYNGLPVSTTHSIIGGVVGYGLVYAGTAIVDWWKLGQVVLSWILSPILGAIVAFFVFLAVKRSILAREDPLGSARRWAPFWTGLAFVVIGTMFYIKVLHGSNLLKGMVFYGIPVGFAIFILSYALIKVRFRPKDPYLGVERIFRKVQVVTSAYVALAHGSNDVANAVGPIAAAYAVLSMGLKGMEVPVPRWILALGGLGIAIGIFTYGYKVMETVGKRITELTNTRGFSIDFSAATVILVASWLGMPISTTHVVVGAVVGVGLARGVKAINTSILKDIIISWFVTVPVAAAISAVIFKVFLLVG, via the coding sequence ATGGACGCATGGTTGCTGATAACGATAGCCCTTGGTTTCTGGATGGCATGGAACATTGGTGCCAATGATGTCGCGAACTCGATGGGAACTGCGGTGGGTGCGAAGGCCATAACTCCCAAGCAGGCCGCGGTCATAGCCGGTCTGATGAACTTCATTGGGGCGTACTTCTTTGGCAAGAGCGTTACCGAGACAATAAGGAAGGGAATACTCGACATCAACATGATACACAATCCCATGGTCATCGTCTACGGCTCTCTTGCGGCACTCCTTGCGGCAAGTATATGGCTCATCTTCGCGACTTACAACGGACTGCCAGTTTCAACAACCCATTCGATAATCGGTGGTGTCGTTGGCTACGGCCTCGTCTATGCAGGAACGGCCATAGTGGACTGGTGGAAGTTAGGACAGGTTGTCCTCAGTTGGATACTCTCCCCAATACTCGGCGCGATCGTTGCGTTCTTCGTGTTTCTGGCGGTGAAGCGGAGCATACTGGCCCGAGAGGACCCGCTCGGAAGTGCCAGGCGCTGGGCGCCTTTCTGGACCGGGCTGGCGTTCGTCGTTATCGGAACGATGTTCTATATCAAAGTTCTCCACGGTTCCAACCTGCTTAAAGGGATGGTTTTTTACGGAATTCCCGTGGGTTTCGCGATTTTCATCCTCAGCTACGCGCTCATAAAGGTCCGCTTCAGGCCGAAGGACCCTTACCTCGGCGTCGAGAGGATATTCAGAAAAGTGCAAGTTGTTACGTCGGCCTATGTTGCCCTCGCCCACGGCTCCAACGATGTCGCCAATGCCGTCGGACCGATAGCGGCCGCATACGCTGTCCTATCGATGGGTTTAAAAGGCATGGAGGTTCCGGTTCCAAGGTGGATACTGGCCCTCGGGGGCCTTGGCATTGCGATTGGGATATTCACCTACGGTTACAAGGTCATGGAAACCGTGGGGAAGAGGATAACAGAGCTGACGAACACGAGAGGCTTTTCAATAGACTTCTCGGCCGCTACGGTTATTCTCGTAGCCAGTTGGCTCGGAATGCCAATCTCCACAACTCACGTTGTCGTCGGCGCCGTCGTCGGCGTTGGGCTGGCCAGGGGCGTCAAGGCGATAAACACTTCAATACTGAAGGATATAATCATCTCGTGGTTCGTTACCGTTCCGGTTGCCGCCGCGATAAGCGCGGTCATATTCAAGGTCTTCCTGTTGGTGGGGTGA